A genomic window from Pseudocitrobacter corydidari includes:
- a CDS encoding glycoside hydrolase family 78 protein, producing MLAVERITLDYESTLSGVETLPVLGWIIASDQRNVEQTAWQVQIAQGEDFTSLCYDSGVVQSAESANITLPALTLTPSAHYVVRVKVRDNQGNASDWSSAARFITGLPAAQWQAIFISAETPADKENSKGTLLRREFTLPEGEIVSAVAHASALGLYQMYLNGQRVGQDELTPGWTSYHHHLRYQTYDVTSLLQPGENALGAMVGAGWYKGDMSFNRYRNYYGEQTAFISQVVVRYRDGREVIIATDNQWRASDAPILFSELYDGEIYDARLEQAGWSQPGFSSRLWREVTFPETDKSILTPQTSCAVQAIEYLRPKEIITTPQGDTVLDFGQNLSGWVNFSVRGERGQKVVLRHFEVLDADGNVYLDNLRTAKQCVEYTLRGGEDEHYHPHFTFQGFRYVRIDAWPGTPVCDDFHAAVLHSAMQPTGSLETSRNDLNQLHHNIVWGLKGNFVDVPTDCPQRDERLGWTGDAQIFCRTASYLMQTRNFFSKWLLDLKYDQTEEGGVPHVVPDILTGKCDNDRFLSHGRTHSAAAWADAAVINPWTLYLMYGDKAILRQQYDSMKAWVDFMRAHAVDHLWSYRLQFGDWVALDAKEGSYFGATPNELTCMAYYALSTKLFARAAQALGNEADYAEYSALHEAIVARFQQEFFTPTGRLAARTQTAHILALYFDLVPAAFRERTVQTLLQLLEENGGHLVTGFVGTPYFCHALSENGQTQAAWQLLLKEDFPSWLYQVHAGATTIWEHWDGIKPDGSMWSPDMNSFNHYAYGAIGEWLYRAAAGINPDENEPGFKRIHLRPLPGGDLRWLKATYRSNYGEIGVHWQRDGEKMLTLSVVIPPNTRADVVLDGAQRVLHDDGITFMSSSEGMRTALGSGRYTFTYLLA from the coding sequence ATGTTAGCGGTAGAAAGAATCACTTTAGATTATGAATCAACCCTGTCAGGCGTCGAGACGCTGCCGGTGCTGGGATGGATTATCGCCAGCGACCAGCGCAACGTTGAGCAAACCGCATGGCAGGTGCAAATCGCGCAGGGCGAAGATTTCACGTCACTATGTTATGACAGCGGCGTAGTGCAGAGCGCGGAATCAGCGAATATTACGCTGCCTGCTTTGACGTTAACGCCATCGGCGCACTACGTCGTGCGGGTAAAAGTTCGCGATAACCAGGGGAATGCAAGTGACTGGAGCTCAGCCGCACGGTTTATCACGGGCTTACCGGCAGCGCAGTGGCAGGCGATATTTATTTCGGCGGAAACGCCCGCTGATAAAGAGAATTCCAAAGGTACGCTGCTGCGCCGGGAATTTACGCTACCGGAAGGCGAGATTGTGTCGGCGGTGGCGCACGCCAGCGCGCTGGGGCTGTATCAGATGTACCTCAACGGGCAGCGTGTCGGCCAGGATGAGCTAACGCCTGGCTGGACCAGCTATCACCATCATCTGCGCTACCAAACCTATGACGTCACTTCGCTGCTGCAACCGGGTGAAAATGCGCTGGGGGCGATGGTAGGCGCAGGCTGGTACAAAGGCGATATGAGCTTTAACCGTTATCGCAACTATTATGGCGAACAAACGGCGTTTATAAGTCAGGTGGTGGTGCGCTATCGTGATGGACGGGAAGTTATTATCGCCACCGATAATCAGTGGCGGGCCTCCGATGCGCCGATTTTATTCTCCGAACTTTATGATGGTGAAATCTACGACGCGCGACTGGAGCAGGCTGGCTGGAGTCAACCGGGATTCAGTTCGCGACTGTGGCGTGAAGTCACCTTTCCCGAGACGGATAAATCGATACTGACGCCGCAAACGTCCTGCGCGGTACAGGCCATTGAATACCTGCGCCCGAAAGAGATAATCACGACGCCGCAGGGCGATACCGTGCTTGATTTCGGCCAGAACCTGAGCGGCTGGGTCAATTTCAGCGTGCGCGGTGAGCGCGGGCAGAAAGTGGTGCTGCGCCATTTTGAGGTGCTGGACGCCGACGGCAATGTCTATCTCGACAACCTGCGCACCGCCAAACAGTGCGTGGAGTACACCCTGCGCGGTGGCGAAGATGAACACTATCATCCGCATTTCACTTTTCAGGGTTTTCGCTACGTTCGTATCGACGCGTGGCCGGGAACGCCGGTATGTGACGACTTCCATGCGGCTGTTCTGCATTCCGCCATGCAGCCTACCGGCTCGCTGGAAACCTCGCGGAATGACCTTAACCAGTTACACCACAACATCGTCTGGGGATTGAAAGGCAATTTTGTTGATGTGCCTACCGACTGCCCGCAGCGCGATGAAAGGCTGGGCTGGACCGGGGACGCGCAAATTTTCTGCCGCACCGCCAGCTACCTGATGCAGACGCGTAATTTCTTCAGCAAGTGGCTGCTCGACCTGAAATATGACCAAACGGAAGAGGGCGGCGTGCCGCACGTGGTACCGGATATTCTGACCGGGAAGTGCGATAACGACCGTTTTCTGTCGCACGGACGGACGCACTCTGCCGCGGCCTGGGCCGATGCGGCGGTGATTAACCCGTGGACGCTGTATCTGATGTATGGCGATAAAGCCATTCTGCGCCAGCAGTACGACAGCATGAAAGCGTGGGTCGATTTTATGCGCGCGCACGCGGTAGATCATTTGTGGAGCTATCGCCTGCAATTTGGCGATTGGGTGGCGCTGGATGCGAAAGAGGGCAGCTATTTTGGCGCAACGCCGAACGAGTTGACCTGCATGGCCTACTATGCGCTATCGACAAAACTGTTTGCCCGCGCGGCGCAGGCATTGGGCAACGAGGCCGATTATGCTGAGTATTCGGCGCTGCATGAGGCGATTGTTGCGCGCTTCCAGCAGGAGTTTTTCACCCCGACCGGGCGTCTGGCAGCACGTACCCAAACGGCGCATATCCTCGCGCTCTATTTTGACCTTGTGCCCGCCGCGTTTCGCGAACGCACGGTACAAACGCTGCTGCAACTGCTGGAAGAGAACGGTGGGCACCTGGTGACCGGCTTTGTCGGCACGCCGTACTTTTGTCACGCGCTGAGCGAAAATGGCCAAACTCAGGCTGCCTGGCAACTGCTGCTGAAAGAGGACTTCCCTTCATGGCTCTACCAGGTACATGCCGGAGCGACGACTATCTGGGAACACTGGGATGGCATTAAACCAGACGGTAGCATGTGGAGCCCGGACATGAACTCCTTCAACCACTACGCCTATGGCGCGATTGGCGAATGGCTGTATCGCGCGGCGGCGGGCATCAACCCGGACGAAAACGAACCCGGCTTTAAGCGTATTCACCTGCGCCCGCTGCCGGGGGGCGACCTTCGCTGGCTGAAGGCAACGTATCGGTCGAACTACGGGGAAATTGGCGTGCACTGGCAGCGCGACGGCGAGAAGATGCTGACGCTCTCGGTGGTCATTCCACCGAACACCCGCGCGGATGTGGTGCTGGATGGCGCGCAGCGTGTGTTGCACGATGACGGCATCACGTTCATGAGCAGCTCCGAGGGTATGCGTACGGCGCTCGGCTCGGGTCGTTATACCTTTACCTATCTGCTGGCGTAA
- the flhB gene encoding flagellar biosynthesis protein FlhB translates to MSEENDDKTEDPTPQRLEKAREEGQIPRSRELTSLLILLVGVCVIWLGGESLARRLASLLSSGLRFDHSIINDPNLILGQIILLLKEAMLALMPLIVGVVVVALVAPVMLGGLVFSTKSLAFKLDKLNPLPGIKRMFSAQTAAELMKAVMKSLLMGSMAGLFLWLHWPDMMRLISESPLVAMGNALNMVGFCALLVVLAIIPMVGFDVFWQIYSHLKKLRMSRQDIRDEFKQSEGDPHVKGRIRQMQRAAARRRMMADVPKADVIVNNPTHYSVALQYDENKMSAPRVVAKGAGLVALRIRELGEENRVPMLEAPPLARALYRHAEVGQQIPGQLYAAVAEVLAWVWQLKRWRLAGGTPPKKPDNLPVPEALDFLNEKDSDG, encoded by the coding sequence GTGTCAGAAGAAAACGACGACAAAACAGAAGACCCCACACCCCAACGGTTAGAGAAAGCCAGGGAAGAGGGGCAAATTCCGCGTTCCCGCGAATTAACCTCGCTGTTGATCCTGCTGGTGGGCGTCTGCGTCATCTGGCTTGGCGGGGAGTCGCTCGCCCGGCGTTTAGCCAGCTTGCTCTCCTCCGGCCTGCGTTTTGATCATTCGATTATCAACGATCCCAACCTCATTCTGGGGCAGATAATCCTGCTGCTGAAAGAGGCGATGCTGGCACTGATGCCGCTGATTGTCGGCGTGGTGGTGGTGGCGCTGGTGGCCCCGGTCATGCTCGGTGGGCTGGTATTCAGCACCAAATCGCTGGCGTTCAAACTTGACAAACTTAACCCGCTGCCGGGGATAAAGCGCATGTTCTCGGCGCAAACGGCAGCGGAACTGATGAAAGCGGTGATGAAATCGCTGCTGATGGGCAGCATGGCCGGGCTGTTCTTGTGGCTGCACTGGCCGGACATGATGCGCCTTATCAGTGAATCCCCGCTGGTGGCGATGGGCAACGCACTGAATATGGTCGGTTTTTGCGCCCTGCTGGTGGTGCTGGCGATTATCCCGATGGTGGGGTTTGACGTCTTCTGGCAGATCTACAGCCACCTGAAAAAGCTGCGCATGTCGCGCCAGGACATTCGCGATGAATTCAAACAGAGCGAAGGTGACCCGCACGTGAAGGGGCGTATTCGCCAGATGCAGCGCGCGGCGGCGCGTCGACGCATGATGGCGGATGTCCCGAAGGCGGATGTCATCGTCAATAACCCGACCCACTATTCGGTGGCGTTGCAGTATGACGAAAACAAAATGAGCGCCCCGCGCGTGGTGGCAAAAGGTGCCGGGCTGGTGGCGCTGCGCATTCGTGAACTGGGCGAAGAAAATCGCGTGCCGATGCTGGAAGCTCCACCGCTGGCGCGCGCGCTGTATCGCCACGCGGAAGTGGGGCAGCAAATTCCCGGCCAACTGTATGCCGCGGTGGCGGAAGTGCTTGCCTGGGTATGGCAGCTAAAACGCTGGCGTCTGGCGGGCGGAACGCCGCCGAAAAAACCTGATAACCTGCCGGTGCCCGAGGCGCTGGATTTTTTGAATGAGAAGGACTCTGATGGCTAA